The following proteins are encoded in a genomic region of Oceaniferula marina:
- a CDS encoding rod shape-determining protein — MFAKFFSLKSNDIGIDLGTANTLVNVKDQGIVLREPSVVAIHSGTNEVLAVGDDAKRMLGRTPGNIVAIRPLRDGVIADFDVAAAMLRYFINKVNNGRRRSNPRVVIAVPSGITEVERRAVRESAEEAGAREIYLIEEPMAAAIGVGLPVLDAGGNMIVDIGGGTTEVALISLSGIVYSRSEKTAGDRLDESIIQYMKRAYNLLIGERTAEEIKIRLGSATPLPKETSMEVKGRDLVAGLPKTISINSLEVREAMTAPLSNIVDTVRTTLERCPPELAADLVDRGIMLAGGGALLRGLDKLLREETGLPVHVAEDPLSAVAEGTGKALSEISVLRRITSTQPR; from the coding sequence ATGTTCGCCAAATTTTTTTCACTCAAATCCAATGACATAGGTATCGACCTCGGCACTGCCAACACTCTGGTCAACGTCAAAGATCAGGGGATTGTCCTCCGGGAACCCTCCGTAGTTGCGATTCACTCCGGAACCAACGAAGTCCTGGCCGTCGGAGACGACGCCAAACGCATGCTGGGGCGAACCCCCGGCAATATCGTTGCCATCCGCCCACTGCGTGACGGGGTCATTGCCGACTTCGATGTGGCCGCTGCCATGCTCCGCTACTTTATCAATAAAGTGAACAACGGCCGTCGCCGATCCAACCCGCGCGTCGTCATCGCCGTGCCATCCGGCATCACCGAAGTCGAACGCCGAGCCGTACGTGAATCCGCCGAAGAGGCAGGAGCCCGCGAAATCTACCTGATCGAAGAGCCCATGGCTGCGGCCATTGGTGTCGGACTCCCGGTGCTCGACGCCGGAGGCAACATGATTGTCGATATCGGAGGTGGAACCACGGAAGTGGCTCTAATCTCCCTCTCCGGCATCGTCTATAGCCGCAGTGAAAAAACCGCCGGTGACCGCCTGGACGAGTCCATCATCCAATACATGAAGCGTGCCTACAACCTGCTCATCGGTGAACGCACGGCGGAAGAAATCAAAATCCGGCTGGGATCAGCCACCCCGCTACCCAAAGAAACCAGCATGGAAGTCAAAGGTCGCGACCTCGTTGCCGGCTTGCCGAAAACCATCAGTATCAATTCCCTCGAAGTCCGTGAAGCCATGACCGCTCCACTCAGCAACATCGTCGATACCGTGCGGACCACGCTGGAGCGCTGTCCACCGGAACTCGCAGCCGACCTCGTCGACCGCGGCATCATGCTCGCCGGCGGTGGAGCCCTGCTCCGGGGGCTGGACAAGCTACTGCGCGAAGAAACCGGCCTCCCGGTACACGTTGCCGAAG
- the tyrS gene encoding tyrosine--tRNA ligase produces MSHNAADIDQALATLTAGTAKVLSKKELKEKLELDRPLRVKLGVDPTAPDIHLGHTVAIEKLRQFQELGHQAVLIIGDFTATVGDPTGRSAARPPLTREEVLANAETYTTQAFKILDQEKTEVVYNGDWFRNMTYEQVLRLNARVTMQQMLQREDFKSRVDKGQEVRLHEVQYPIMQGWDSVEIKSDVEIGGTDQLFNILVGRDLQKEEGQAQQVVMLMPLLEGLDGVKKMSKSAHNYVGVSEEPTEMFGKLMSISDDLMDRYYTLLLGSDRDNSLHPMEAKKQLAASITGRYHNEQAATDARSTWEARFSKRDTAAGAKPMSFDQFKDGSNLAQQVQWAFLQVFDIQKSLGEVRKQHILPGAVQLNGEKLTDPAAIITFQEGDTLRLSKKHTVSITS; encoded by the coding sequence ATGAGCCACAATGCCGCCGATATTGATCAAGCACTCGCAACCCTGACCGCAGGGACAGCCAAAGTCCTCAGTAAAAAAGAACTGAAGGAAAAGCTCGAGCTTGACCGCCCACTGCGAGTCAAACTCGGCGTTGACCCCACCGCTCCGGACATCCACCTCGGGCACACTGTAGCCATTGAAAAACTTCGCCAATTCCAAGAACTTGGCCATCAGGCGGTGCTCATCATCGGCGATTTTACGGCCACCGTAGGCGACCCCACCGGCCGCTCCGCCGCCCGTCCACCACTGACTCGGGAAGAGGTTCTCGCCAATGCCGAAACATACACCACCCAGGCATTTAAAATCCTCGACCAGGAAAAAACCGAGGTCGTTTACAATGGTGACTGGTTCCGCAACATGACCTACGAACAGGTCCTCAGACTCAATGCCCGCGTCACGATGCAGCAAATGCTGCAACGCGAAGACTTCAAATCACGGGTCGACAAAGGCCAGGAAGTCCGCCTCCACGAAGTCCAATACCCCATCATGCAAGGGTGGGACTCCGTCGAAATCAAATCCGATGTCGAAATCGGCGGCACCGACCAGCTGTTCAACATCCTCGTCGGCCGCGATCTCCAAAAAGAAGAAGGACAAGCACAACAAGTCGTGATGCTGATGCCACTACTCGAGGGCCTTGATGGCGTCAAAAAGATGTCCAAATCCGCTCACAACTACGTGGGGGTCAGCGAGGAACCCACCGAGATGTTCGGCAAACTCATGAGCATCTCTGATGACCTCATGGATCGTTACTACACGCTACTCCTCGGCTCCGACCGCGACAACAGCCTGCATCCGATGGAGGCGAAAAAGCAGCTTGCCGCCAGCATCACCGGCCGCTATCACAACGAGCAGGCAGCCACAGATGCCCGCTCCACCTGGGAAGCGCGCTTCTCCAAACGCGACACGGCTGCTGGAGCCAAGCCAATGTCCTTCGACCAATTCAAAGACGGATCCAATCTCGCCCAACAAGTTCAATGGGCGTTTCTTCAGGTCTTTGATATTCAAAAATCGCTTGGAGAAGTCAGGAAACAGCACATTCTCCCAGGAGCAGTCCAACTCAACGGCGAAAAACTCACCGATCCAGCAGCTATCATTACATTCCAAGAAGGCGACACGCTAAGGCTTTCCAAAAAGCACACCGTGAGTATCACATCCTGA